A portion of the Luxibacter massiliensis genome contains these proteins:
- a CDS encoding DUF1385 domain-containing protein: protein MKSSNIGGQAVLEGIMMKNKDRYAVAVRRPDKEIEVDVKEYASVIPWKPLSRIPFIRGIFNFIDSLVLGMRTLTYSAQFYDDEEEEKTEMTESEIARQEKRDKMFMNLTVAVSVVIAAALFMVLPYFLSSVLRKHITSRGMITIMEGVIRLAIFLGYILLISRMGDIQRTFMYHGAEHKCINCIENGLVLNVENVRKSSKQHKRCGTSFLFFVMIVSIIFCFFITAESQLMRVLLRIALLPLIAGVSYEIIKLAGNSDNFIVNLLSKPGMWVQNLTTKEPDDSMIEVAIAAVEAVFDWKAYLAENFGGGRTEAETGPYVKGQQA, encoded by the coding sequence ATGAAATCATCAAATATAGGCGGACAGGCTGTACTGGAAGGGATTATGATGAAAAATAAAGACCGCTATGCCGTGGCGGTGAGGAGGCCTGACAAAGAAATCGAGGTAGATGTAAAGGAGTATGCCAGCGTGATTCCCTGGAAACCCCTGTCACGGATTCCATTTATAAGAGGCATTTTCAACTTTATAGATTCCCTGGTTCTTGGCATGAGGACGCTCACATACTCGGCCCAGTTTTATGATGACGAGGAAGAAGAAAAGACAGAGATGACAGAAAGTGAGATTGCCAGGCAGGAAAAAAGGGATAAGATGTTCATGAACCTGACAGTGGCCGTCTCGGTAGTGATAGCAGCAGCTCTTTTCATGGTGCTGCCTTATTTTCTGAGCAGTGTTTTGAGAAAACATATTACTTCCAGGGGAATGATAACGATCATGGAGGGAGTCATCCGCCTGGCTATTTTTCTGGGATATATTCTTCTGATTTCCAGGATGGGAGACATCCAGCGGACCTTCATGTACCACGGCGCTGAACATAAATGTATTAATTGTATTGAGAATGGCCTGGTGCTGAATGTAGAGAATGTCCGCAAAAGTTCAAAGCAGCATAAGCGCTGCGGCACCAGCTTCTTATTTTTTGTAATGATTGTAAGCATTATTTTCTGTTTTTTTATTACTGCAGAATCACAGCTTATGCGCGTACTGCTGCGCATCGCGCTTTTGCCCTTGATTGCAGGAGTTTCCTATGAGATCATTAAACTGGCCGGAAACAGTGATAATTTTATAGTAAATCTTTTGAGCAAGCCGGGAATGTGGGTACAGAACCTGACCACGAAGGAACCCGACGACAGCATGATCGAGGTGGCCATAGCCGCTGTGGAAGCGGTCTTTGACTGGAAGGCATACTTAGCAGAAAACTTTGGTGGGGGCCGGACTGAGGCGGAGACCGGGCCTTATGTGAAAGGGCAGCAGGCATGA
- a CDS encoding TIGR01212 family radical SAM protein (This family includes YhcC from E. coli K-12, an uncharacterized radical SAM protein.), producing MNRWGEKRYHSMDYDLKTVYGEKVYKITLNGGMTCPNRDGTLGFNGCIFCSAKGSGDFAGSCGLSVAQQIAAGKKELAEKRPVHSFIAYFQAFTNTYAPVSRLEALYTEALKDPDVKILSIATRPDCLGPSVLTLLERINRTRPVWVELGLQTIHPGTAAFIRRGYELPVFEQAVQNLRAIGITVIVHTILYLPGETQEQMLETLEYLNHMDIQGIKLQLLHILRDTDLAVIYENQPFHVPDMAEYIQFLGTCISRLNPQIAIHRLTGDGPKELLAAPMWTQNKRTVLNALQHYLKEQDIWQGKEYHD from the coding sequence ATGAACCGCTGGGGAGAGAAACGCTATCATTCCATGGATTATGATCTAAAAACGGTCTATGGGGAGAAGGTCTATAAAATCACGCTCAACGGGGGCATGACCTGCCCTAACCGGGACGGCACCCTGGGTTTTAATGGCTGCATTTTCTGCAGCGCCAAAGGCTCAGGGGATTTTGCCGGCTCCTGTGGTTTATCTGTTGCCCAACAGATTGCCGCTGGGAAAAAAGAGCTGGCCGAAAAACGCCCTGTCCATTCCTTTATTGCATATTTCCAGGCTTTCACCAATACTTACGCCCCTGTCTCCAGGCTGGAAGCCTTGTATACAGAGGCTTTAAAAGACCCTGATGTGAAAATCCTCTCCATTGCCACCCGGCCCGACTGCCTGGGGCCTTCCGTACTCACTCTTCTGGAGAGAATAAACCGCACCCGCCCTGTCTGGGTAGAGCTTGGCCTCCAGACCATCCACCCTGGCACGGCAGCATTTATCCGTCGGGGATATGAACTCCCTGTCTTTGAGCAGGCAGTGCAGAACCTGAGGGCCATAGGGATCACAGTGATTGTCCACACAATCCTTTATCTTCCCGGGGAGACACAGGAACAGATGCTGGAGACCTTAGAATATTTAAACCACATGGATATCCAGGGGATTAAGCTGCAGCTGCTCCATATTTTGAGAGATACTGATTTGGCGGTTATTTATGAAAACCAGCCATTTCATGTGCCAGACATGGCTGAATACATCCAATTTCTTGGAACCTGCATATCCAGGCTTAACCCACAGATTGCCATTCACAGGCTGACCGGGGACGGCCCAAAGGAGCTTTTAGCTGCGCCTATGTGGACGCAAAACAAGCGTACAGTATTAAACGCGCTGCAGCACTATTTGAAGGAGCAAGATATCTGGCAGGGAAAGGAGTATCATGACTGA
- a CDS encoding tRNA threonylcarbamoyladenosine dehydratase, with protein sequence MLNEYSRTELLIGTEKMEKLKQASVMVFGVGGVGSHCIEALARSGVGRLTLVDNDTVSLTNINRQSIAYHSTIGMYKTKTMESRIKDINPAIEVETHEIFVLPDNLEALLARKPDYIIDAIDTVTAKLALVELAHKKNIPIISSMGTGNKLHAELFEIEDLEKTSVCPLCRVMRRELKARGISHVKVLYSREKPVSTKGNETGEDSGARRSIPGSISFVPPVAGLLIAGEVVRELSGINQA encoded by the coding sequence ATGCTGAATGAATATTCCCGTACGGAATTGCTGATAGGGACAGAAAAAATGGAGAAATTAAAGCAGGCCTCTGTGATGGTATTCGGGGTGGGCGGCGTGGGTTCCCACTGTATAGAGGCGCTTGCCAGAAGTGGTGTTGGCCGGCTGACACTGGTTGACAATGATACTGTCTCCCTTACGAACATTAACAGGCAGTCTATTGCTTACCACAGCACCATTGGTATGTATAAGACAAAGACCATGGAGTCCAGGATTAAGGATATTAACCCTGCTATAGAGGTGGAGACTCATGAGATATTTGTCCTGCCTGATAATCTGGAGGCATTGCTTGCCAGGAAGCCGGACTATATCATTGACGCCATTGATACAGTGACTGCTAAACTGGCACTTGTGGAGCTGGCACATAAGAAAAATATACCTATTATAAGCAGTATGGGGACAGGGAATAAACTGCATGCTGAACTGTTTGAGATAGAGGATTTGGAAAAAACCAGTGTATGCCCTCTGTGCAGGGTGATGAGGCGGGAATTGAAGGCCAGGGGGATTTCCCACGTAAAGGTACTTTACTCCCGTGAGAAGCCTGTCAGCACAAAGGGCAATGAGACAGGGGAGGATTCAGGGGCGCGCAGGAGCATCCCCGGGAGCATATCATTTGTCCCACCGGTGGCGGGACTTTTAATTGCCGGGGAAGTGGTCCGTGAACTATCAGGCATTAATCAGGCATAA
- the prfA gene encoding peptide chain release factor 1, translated as MFDRLEDLLIRYEEIMGELQEPQVADDPERFRKLMKEQSDLAPIVEAYKEYRQCRQNIEDSLAMLEEESDEDMRELAKEELNESKARVEELETELKILLLPKDPNDEKNVIVEIRAGAGGDEAALFAAEVYRMYLHYAEGRRWKVEMMSLNENGIGGFKECVCMITGQGAYSRLKYESGVHRVQRVPETESGGRIHTSTITVAIMPEAEDVDVVIEDKDIRIDVMRASGNGGQCVNTTDSAVRLTHYPTGIVIYSQTEKSQLQNKEKAFRLLRSKLYDLELEKQQASEAEARRSQIGTGDRSEKIRTYNFPQGRVTDHRIKLTLHKLDTILNGDLDEVIDNLVAADQAAKLAKMNEE; from the coding sequence ATGTTTGACAGATTAGAGGATTTACTTATCCGTTATGAAGAGATTATGGGGGAATTGCAGGAACCCCAGGTGGCCGATGACCCGGAACGGTTCCGCAAGCTGATGAAGGAGCAGAGCGACTTGGCTCCCATTGTGGAGGCATATAAAGAGTACCGGCAGTGCAGGCAGAATATTGAGGACAGCCTTGCCATGCTGGAGGAAGAGTCGGATGAGGATATGAGGGAGCTGGCCAAGGAGGAATTAAATGAATCTAAGGCGCGGGTGGAAGAACTGGAAACAGAACTTAAAATTCTCCTTCTGCCCAAGGATCCTAATGATGAAAAGAATGTTATTGTAGAGATCCGTGCAGGGGCAGGCGGAGACGAGGCTGCACTGTTTGCGGCAGAAGTTTACAGAATGTACCTGCATTATGCTGAGGGCCGCCGCTGGAAGGTAGAAATGATGTCCCTCAATGAAAATGGCATCGGCGGTTTTAAAGAGTGTGTATGTATGATAACGGGCCAGGGTGCGTATTCCCGGCTGAAATATGAAAGCGGCGTACACCGTGTGCAGAGGGTGCCTGAGACAGAGAGCGGGGGGCGGATCCATACGTCTACGATTACGGTGGCTATTATGCCAGAGGCAGAGGATGTGGATGTTGTGATTGAGGATAAGGATATCAGGATTGATGTTATGCGTGCCTCTGGAAATGGGGGACAGTGTGTCAATACTACAGATTCTGCCGTGCGCCTGACCCATTATCCCACAGGCATTGTTATCTACAGCCAGACTGAGAAATCACAGCTCCAGAACAAGGAAAAGGCGTTCCGCCTGCTGCGCTCCAAACTTTATGACCTGGAGCTGGAGAAACAGCAGGCGTCAGAGGCGGAGGCCAGGAGAAGCCAGATTGGGACAGGGGACCGCTCTGAGAAGATCAGGACTTATAACTTCCCCCAGGGAAGGGTAACAGATCACCGTATCAAGCTGACCCTGCACAAGCTGGACACGATCTTAAATGGGGACTTGGATGAAGTGATTGATAACCTTGTGGCCGCGGACCAGGCGGCAAAGCTGGCCAAGATGAATGAGGAGTAA
- a CDS encoding DUF4364 family protein translates to MTETLTLYKLIILYMLKKVDFPLTTSQISEFILDKGYTTYFKLQGALSEMLDSELLRVESTHNRTLYHLTENGDETIQYFKNKISPAIQKDINDFLKEKQYDLKEEAAVKADYYLNTNHEYEIRCQITENGFSLIDLKLTVPTEVEAETIVNHWTRKSQDVYASILAQLL, encoded by the coding sequence ATGACTGAAACATTGACACTATATAAATTAATTATATTGTACATGCTCAAGAAAGTGGATTTTCCACTGACCACCTCCCAAATCTCAGAATTTATTCTGGACAAAGGATATACCACCTATTTTAAGCTGCAGGGAGCTTTATCTGAAATGCTGGACTCTGAGCTTTTGCGGGTGGAGTCCACCCACAACCGGACCTTGTACCATCTCACAGAAAACGGGGACGAAACTATCCAGTATTTTAAAAATAAGATCTCCCCCGCCATCCAGAAAGATATAAATGATTTTTTAAAGGAAAAGCAGTATGACTTAAAGGAGGAGGCGGCCGTCAAGGCAGATTACTACCTGAATACAAACCACGAATACGAAATCCGCTGCCAGATCACAGAAAACGGCTTCAGCTTGATTGACTTAAAACTGACAGTACCTACGGAGGTTGAGGCTGAGACCATTGTGAATCATTGGACAAGAAAAAGCCAGGATGTCTATGCGTCAATCCTGGCCCAGCTTCTCTAA
- the rho gene encoding transcription termination factor Rho: MTREKYESLPLATLRDLAKARKMKGVSAMKKSGLIDAMLAQDEKEKLEAAAAEAKEEVKEELKEKKEGTDIEMLDSGKSANGILEVLPDGYGFIRCENYLPGENDVYVSPSQIRRFNLKTGDIISGNTRVKTQSEKFSALLYVSTINKMKPSEAAKRHNFEDLTPIFPNQRIRLETPGSSTAMRIVDLLSPIGKGQRGMIVSPPKAGKTTLLKETALSVQKREPHMHLLILLIDERPEEVTDIKEAIEGPNVEVIYSTFDELPEHHKRVSEMVIERAKRLVEHGKDVMILLDSITRLARAYNLTVPPSGRTLSGGLDPAALHMPKRIFGAARNMREGGSLTILATALVDTGSKMDDVVYEEFKGTGNMELVLDRKLQEKRVFPAIDIPKSGTRREDLLLSKEEQESVYIIRRAMNGLKAEEAVDNLLNMFAQTKSNAELVQMVNKKKFI; this comes from the coding sequence ATGACCAGAGAAAAGTATGAATCCCTGCCCCTTGCCACCCTGAGGGATCTGGCTAAAGCCCGCAAGATGAAAGGGGTATCTGCGATGAAGAAGAGTGGGCTGATTGACGCCATGCTTGCGCAGGACGAAAAAGAGAAACTGGAGGCTGCGGCGGCGGAAGCGAAGGAAGAGGTAAAGGAAGAGCTGAAGGAAAAGAAAGAAGGCACAGACATTGAGATGCTGGACAGCGGAAAGTCAGCCAATGGAATCCTGGAAGTATTGCCTGACGGTTATGGGTTTATCCGCTGTGAAAATTACCTGCCCGGAGAGAATGATGTCTATGTGTCCCCCTCCCAGATACGCAGGTTTAATTTAAAGACCGGAGATATTATATCAGGAAATACAAGGGTTAAGACCCAGTCAGAAAAATTCAGCGCGCTTTTATATGTGTCTACTATTAATAAGATGAAGCCTTCAGAGGCAGCCAAACGCCACAATTTTGAGGATCTGACGCCAATTTTCCCCAATCAGAGGATACGCCTGGAGACTCCCGGAAGTTCTACCGCCATGCGGATTGTAGACCTGCTGTCACCCATAGGAAAGGGACAGAGGGGCATGATTGTATCTCCGCCCAAGGCAGGTAAAACTACACTTTTGAAGGAGACGGCCCTTTCCGTCCAAAAAAGGGAGCCTCATATGCATCTTTTGATTCTTCTGATAGATGAGAGGCCGGAGGAAGTGACAGATATTAAAGAAGCCATTGAAGGCCCCAATGTAGAAGTGATTTATTCTACATTTGACGAGCTTCCTGAACATCATAAAAGGGTATCGGAAATGGTCATTGAACGGGCCAAGAGGCTGGTGGAGCACGGTAAGGATGTCATGATACTCCTGGACAGTATTACCCGCCTTGCCCGGGCCTATAATCTGACAGTGCCGCCGTCAGGGCGGACCCTCTCAGGGGGACTTGACCCGGCGGCCCTGCATATGCCCAAAAGGATTTTTGGCGCGGCCAGGAATATGCGGGAGGGGGGCAGCCTTACCATCCTGGCCACAGCCCTGGTGGACACAGGAAGTAAAATGGATGACGTGGTATACGAGGAATTTAAGGGCACTGGCAACATGGAGCTTGTGCTGGACAGGAAACTGCAGGAAAAAAGAGTGTTTCCCGCCATCGATATACCTAAATCAGGGACAAGAAGGGAAGACCTGCTGCTCAGCAAAGAGGAGCAGGAATCTGTGTACATTATCCGAAGGGCCATGAACGGCCTGAAAGCAGAAGAGGCGGTTGATAACCTGCTGAATATGTTTGCACAGACAAAGAGCAATGCTGAACTTGTACAGATGGTAAATAAAAAGAAATTTATTTAA
- the prmC gene encoding peptide chain release factor N(5)-glutamine methyltransferase: MTLLEVCQWGEQRLAAVNIKEARLDAWYLLEHAAGISRAAYYARPDKELDPFIEEKYREYIEKRSKRIPLQHITGVQEFMGLAFQVNDHVLIPRQDTECVVENALEILKGIIEESSREGFFAQQAGRTEEEGRSQGKEEEKRVRILDMCTGSGCILLSILHYGREYICQADAGIVNRYVQESRPCREGRGTDAEEQGAMDPACRMKSGVILEGIGADISKKAIETAQVNAGALGLEAGFRASNLFEDIEGKFQMIVSNPPYIRTEVIDTLEEEVRVHDPRGALDGGEDGLYFYREIIQKSREHLVFGGYLIFEIGADQGADVAGLMEQAGFCRLAVKKDLAGLDRVVIGVYDK; encoded by the coding sequence ATGACTCTTTTGGAAGTATGCCAGTGGGGGGAGCAGAGATTGGCTGCCGTAAATATAAAGGAGGCCCGCCTGGATGCCTGGTATCTGCTGGAGCACGCGGCAGGAATCAGCCGCGCCGCCTATTATGCGCGGCCAGATAAGGAACTTGACCCCTTTATAGAAGAAAAATATAGAGAATATATTGAGAAAAGGTCAAAACGGATACCGCTGCAGCATATAACAGGGGTACAGGAATTTATGGGACTTGCTTTCCAGGTAAATGATCATGTGCTGATACCCAGGCAGGACACGGAATGTGTAGTGGAAAATGCCCTGGAAATCCTAAAAGGTATAATTGAGGAAAGTTCCCGTGAAGGTTTTTTTGCTCAGCAGGCTGGCAGAACGGAGGAAGAGGGACGTAGCCAGGGGAAAGAGGAGGAGAAAAGAGTCAGGATTCTGGATATGTGTACAGGATCAGGCTGCATCCTCCTGAGCATCCTGCACTATGGACGGGAGTATATATGCCAGGCAGATGCCGGCATAGTGAATAGGTATGTACAGGAAAGCAGGCCCTGTAGGGAAGGCCGGGGTACAGATGCAGAAGAACAAGGGGCAATGGACCCTGCCTGCAGGATGAAAAGCGGGGTTATCCTGGAGGGCATAGGCGCGGACATATCAAAGAAAGCCATTGAGACAGCCCAGGTGAATGCAGGTGCCCTGGGCCTTGAGGCTGGTTTCAGGGCCAGCAATTTGTTTGAAGATATTGAGGGAAAATTTCAGATGATTGTATCTAATCCCCCTTACATTAGGACAGAGGTGATTGATACCCTGGAAGAGGAAGTAAGGGTTCATGATCCCCGTGGGGCCCTTGACGGCGGGGAGGATGGTTTATACTTTTACAGGGAGATTATACAAAAGTCCAGGGAGCACTTAGTTTTTGGGGGATATCTGATTTTTGAGATTGGCGCTGACCAGGGAGCGGATGTGGCAGGCCTGATGGAGCAGGCCGGATTCTGCAGGCTGGCCGTGAAAAAGGATCTGGCAGGTCTTGACCGGGTTGTGATTGGTGTGTATGATAAGTAG
- a CDS encoding replication-associated recombination protein A, translating to MDLFDYMRETKQEKEAPLASRMRPATLEEVVGQQHIIGKDKLLYRAIKADKLSSLIFYGPPGTGKTTLAKVIANTTSAQFKQINATVAGKKDMEEVVREAKELLGMYQKRTILFIDEIHRFNKGQQDYLLPFVEDGTVTLIGATTENPYFEVNGALLSRSSIFELKSLNREDIRTLIKRAVYDKEKGMGSFGADIDEDALDFLADISGGDARSALNAVELGVLTTKRADDGQIHITLDVAAECIQKRAVRYDKDGDNHYDTISAFIKSMRGSDPDAAVYYLAKMLYAGEDIKFIARRIMICASEDVGNADPMALTVAVSAAQAVERIGMPEAQIILSQAVTYVASAPKSNSATLAIFAAGENVRKVKTTVPAHLQDSHYKGSRELGRGTGYQYAHDYPGHYVKQQYLPDEIKDARFYEPGELGYEKKIKEYLEKLGQD from the coding sequence ATGGATTTGTTTGATTATATGAGAGAGACGAAACAGGAAAAAGAAGCGCCCCTGGCATCCAGGATGCGGCCTGCTACATTGGAGGAGGTGGTGGGGCAGCAGCATATTATAGGCAAAGACAAGCTTTTATACCGCGCCATCAAGGCAGACAAATTAAGTTCCCTGATTTTTTATGGCCCTCCGGGGACGGGAAAGACCACATTGGCCAAGGTGATTGCCAACACTACCAGCGCCCAGTTTAAGCAGATCAATGCTACTGTGGCTGGGAAGAAGGATATGGAGGAGGTTGTAAGGGAAGCTAAAGAGCTGCTGGGCATGTACCAGAAGCGGACAATCCTGTTTATTGATGAGATCCACAGGTTTAACAAGGGGCAGCAGGACTACCTACTTCCTTTTGTGGAGGACGGGACAGTCACCCTTATCGGGGCGACTACGGAGAACCCTTATTTTGAGGTGAATGGCGCCCTTTTGTCCCGGTCCAGTATATTTGAGCTGAAATCTTTGAACCGGGAGGATATCAGGACGCTGATTAAACGGGCAGTGTATGACAAAGAAAAGGGTATGGGGAGCTTTGGGGCGGACATAGACGAGGATGCCCTGGACTTTCTGGCGGACATATCCGGCGGGGATGCCAGGAGCGCCCTCAATGCAGTTGAGCTTGGAGTCCTGACAACCAAGCGGGCAGATGATGGGCAGATACACATTACGCTGGATGTGGCGGCTGAATGTATCCAGAAAAGAGCAGTGCGCTATGATAAGGATGGCGATAACCACTATGATACAATCTCAGCGTTTATTAAAAGTATGCGGGGGTCTGACCCTGACGCTGCGGTGTACTATTTGGCAAAGATGCTGTATGCAGGGGAAGATATTAAATTTATTGCTCGCAGGATTATGATCTGCGCCTCTGAGGATGTGGGGAATGCTGATCCCATGGCCCTCACTGTCGCCGTGTCTGCGGCCCAGGCTGTGGAGAGGATCGGCATGCCGGAGGCACAGATTATACTGTCACAGGCAGTGACCTATGTGGCATCTGCGCCAAAAAGCAACTCCGCAACTTTGGCTATATTTGCTGCCGGGGAGAATGTAAGAAAGGTCAAGACCACAGTTCCGGCCCATCTGCAGGATTCTCATTATAAAGGCTCCAGGGAGCTGGGGAGGGGGACAGGCTATCAGTATGCCCATGATTACCCCGGACATTATGTAAAGCAGCAGTATCTCCCGGATGAGATAAAAGACGCCAGGTTCTATGAACCCGGCGAACTGGGATATGAAAAGAAAATAAAAGAATATTTAGAGAAGCTGGGCCAGGATTGA
- a CDS encoding NAD(P)-dependent malic enzyme produces MTNSEKALQMHEQWRGKLETTAKAHVNTREDLAIAYTPGVAEPCKAIAKDPEAAYTYTIKSNTIAVVSDGSAVLGLGNIGARAAMPVMEGKAVLFKEFGGVNAVPICLDTQDTEEIIKTVANIAPAFGGINLEDISAPRCFEIEDRLKELLDIPVFHDDQHGTAIVVLAGIINALKVTGRQKKSCKVVINGAGSAGVAITNLLLTYGFTDIILCDSKGIVSPSAPNLNWIKKKMAEITNPRGITGKLADAMKGADIFVGVSAPNILSKEMVETMNEDSIIFALSNPVPEIMPDVAKAGGAKVIGTGRSDFPNQVNNVVAFPGIFKGALEGRAPQITEDMKLATAKAIAGLVSDDELDENHILPEAFDPRVSEAVSRAVKELI; encoded by the coding sequence ATGACAAACAGCGAAAAAGCATTACAGATGCACGAACAGTGGAGAGGAAAGCTTGAGACTACAGCAAAGGCCCATGTGAACACCAGAGAGGACCTGGCCATCGCTTATACCCCGGGCGTAGCCGAGCCTTGCAAGGCCATTGCTAAAGACCCGGAGGCTGCCTATACCTATACAATAAAATCAAATACAATCGCCGTCGTATCAGACGGAAGCGCTGTCCTGGGCCTTGGAAATATCGGTGCCCGCGCCGCCATGCCGGTAATGGAAGGAAAGGCCGTCCTATTCAAAGAATTTGGCGGCGTCAATGCGGTGCCCATCTGCCTGGATACACAGGACACAGAGGAGATCATCAAAACTGTGGCGAATATTGCCCCTGCCTTTGGCGGTATTAACCTGGAGGATATTTCTGCACCCCGGTGCTTTGAAATCGAAGACCGGTTAAAAGAGCTGCTGGACATCCCGGTTTTCCACGACGACCAGCACGGCACAGCCATTGTGGTCCTGGCCGGGATTATCAATGCCCTGAAAGTGACAGGCCGCCAAAAAAAGTCCTGTAAAGTAGTCATTAATGGAGCCGGCTCTGCCGGCGTGGCCATCACAAACCTTCTCCTGACCTATGGGTTTACAGATATTATATTGTGTGACAGCAAGGGAATCGTCTCCCCCTCTGCGCCAAATCTGAACTGGATCAAAAAGAAAATGGCCGAGATTACAAATCCCCGCGGCATTACAGGCAAACTGGCCGATGCCATGAAGGGCGCCGACATTTTTGTGGGCGTCTCTGCACCTAATATCCTGTCAAAGGAAATGGTGGAGACTATGAACGAAGATTCCATCATTTTTGCCCTGTCCAATCCTGTGCCCGAGATCATGCCTGATGTGGCAAAGGCCGGCGGGGCAAAAGTCATCGGGACCGGACGTTCCGATTTCCCCAACCAGGTCAATAATGTGGTGGCATTCCCTGGAATATTTAAAGGGGCCCTAGAAGGCCGTGCCCCACAGATAACGGAAGATATGAAGCTGGCCACAGCAAAGGCTATCGCCGGACTTGTCTCTGACGATGAGCTAGATGAAAACCATATCCTGCCTGAGGCCTTTGACCCCCGCGTGTCCGAAGCTGTAAGCAGGGCCGTGAAAGAATTGATATAA
- the rpmE gene encoding 50S ribosomal protein L31, producing MREGIHPEYHQATVTCNCGNTFVTGSTNKEIHVEICSKCHPFYTGQQKANQARGRVDKFNKKYGIK from the coding sequence ATGAGAGAAGGAATCCATCCAGAGTACCATCAGGCAACCGTAACTTGCAACTGCGGCAATACTTTTGTGACAGGCTCTACAAATAAGGAAATCCATGTGGAAATCTGTTCCAAATGCCATCCATTCTACACAGGACAGCAGAAAGCCAACCAGGCTCGCGGACGTGTTGATAAATTCAACAAGAAATATGGTATTAAATAA
- a CDS encoding polysaccharide deacetylase family protein codes for MRLKRLVQLAGMMYVFMLLGFTYPSFIQGSIWGGAGEGGNLEADAAIQGTHAFVSKESGDMAGENTGGGEQNPDTAPKDSQETKPKIALTFDDGPNPTWTPKLLDGLKERDVKATFFLIGMNIEQEGGSEIVKRLYEEGHLIGNHTYHHVEITKLKDSQAYQELAMTNSLIEGITGEKVEFMRPPFGAFQKELAEKIQLLPVMWSVDPLDWATENVDEIVNKVVTETEENDIILLHDCYGSSVKAALRIVDLLKAEGYEFVTVDELLLD; via the coding sequence TTGCGATTAAAAAGATTGGTACAGTTAGCCGGCATGATGTATGTATTCATGCTTTTGGGATTTACATACCCGTCCTTTATACAAGGGAGTATTTGGGGCGGGGCAGGAGAAGGGGGCAACCTGGAGGCAGATGCAGCCATACAGGGCACACATGCTTTCGTATCTAAGGAGTCCGGGGACATGGCTGGGGAAAATACAGGGGGAGGTGAACAAAATCCAGACACTGCCCCAAAAGACAGCCAGGAAACCAAACCTAAGATTGCCCTTACCTTTGACGATGGCCCTAATCCTACCTGGACGCCGAAACTGCTGGATGGACTGAAAGAAAGAGATGTGAAGGCCACCTTTTTCCTGATAGGCATGAATATTGAACAGGAGGGCGGCAGTGAGATTGTAAAAAGGCTGTATGAGGAAGGACATCTGATAGGGAACCACACATACCATCATGTAGAAATTACAAAGCTTAAGGATAGCCAGGCGTATCAAGAACTGGCTATGACAAACAGCCTTATTGAGGGGATCACCGGAGAAAAAGTAGAGTTTATGCGGCCTCCCTTCGGAGCATTCCAGAAAGAGCTGGCTGAGAAGATCCAGCTCCTTCCAGTCATGTGGAGCGTGGATCCTCTGGACTGGGCTACAGAAAATGTAGATGAAATTGTAAATAAAGTAGTGACGGAAACAGAAGAAAATGATATTATTTTGTTACATGACTGTTATGGAAGTTCTGTGAAGGCGGCCCTGCGCATTGTAGATCTGCTCAAGGCTGAGGGATACGAATTTGTGACAGTAGATGAACTGCTGCTGGACTGA